In Leclercia pneumoniae, the genomic window GATTGCTTCTGCACTTGTTTTCCAGTTTTTCATCAGAGTTTTTCTCTCGCCAGATCGATAATTCTTGTCGTCTTAAAACGTAATACAGGTCGCGCCCTGCTCCGCGCCGGAGAGTTTCTCGCGCAGCGCGCTGAACATTTCGCGCCCTGTGCCCACGCGCGATGCGCTCAGGTCAGGAATATGCGGCTTGCGTGCGGCAAGCACGTCTTCATCCACCAATAAGGTCAACTCACCGGTCTGGCCGTTTACGCGGATGATGTCGCCATCGTAAACCTTCGCCAACAGACCACCGTCATAAGCTTCCGGGGTGACGTGGATAGCTGAAGGCACTTTACCTGATGCGCCGGAGAGGCGTCCATCGGTTACTAACGCAATTTTGAAACAGCGGTCCAATAATACACCAAGTGGCGGCATAAGTTTATGTAATTCTGGCATCCCGTTCGCCTTTGGCCCCTGATGGCGTACCACCACCACGCAGTCTCTATCCAGCAGACCAGCCTCGAAAGCAGGCAATACATCATGCTGGCTTTCAAAGACCACCGCGGGGGCTTCGATGATCTGGTTTTCTACCGGCACCGCAGAGGTTTTCATCACCGCCCGGCCCAGATTCCCACTCAGCACTTTAGTACCGCCGTGGAGAGAGAACGGTTTTTCGATAGTGGCAATGACGTTTTCATCCAGCGACGCGGCTGCGCCGTCGCGCCAGTCCAGCTCGCCATTATTCAGCCAGGGCTCCAGGGTGTAGCGCGTCAGGCCAAAGCCTGCCACGGTGTTGACGTCTTCATGCAGCAGGCCACCTTTCAGCAGCTCACGCATTAGCACCGGTACGCCGCCCGCGGCCTGGAAGTGGTTAATATCTGCCGGGCCGTTCGGGTAGAGGCGAGCCATCAGCGGCACCACTTCAGAGAGTTCGGAGAAGTCATCCCAGTTAATCAGGATACCTGCCGCCCGCGCCATCGCCACCAGGTGCATGGTGTGGTTGGTGGAGCCACCGGTTGCCAGCAGGGCTACGATCCCGTTCACCACCACTTTTTCATCGACCATTTTGCCCATCGGCATCCATTCGTTGCCGTTGCCGGTAAGACGCGTCACCTGACGGGCGGCGGCTTCAGTCAGAGCCTGCCGCAGAGGCGCATCCGGTTGAATGAAAGATGAGCCCGGAAGCTGCATACCCATGAACTCCACCACCATCTGGTTGGTGTTGGCGGTACCGTAGAAAGTGCAGGTCCCCGGTGCATGGTAGGAGGCCGCTTCCGCCTCCAGCAGCGCGGCACGATCGGCTTTGCCTTCTGCGTAGAGCTGACGGACGCGGACTTTTTCTTTATTAGGTAAGCCGCTGGCCATCGGGCCTGATGGCACGAAGATTGCCGGAAGGTGACCAAAAGAGAGCGCCGCCATCACCAGGCCCGGGACAATTTTATCGCACACGCCCAGATAGAGCGCGCCATCAAACATATTATGAGACAACCCTACCGCGGCGGACATGGCAATGACTTCACGGCTCAGTAGCGACAGTTCCATACCGTCCTGCCCCTGGGTTACACCATCACACATAGCCGGAACTCCGCCCGCAACCTGCCCCACCGCATTGGCGCTGTGCAGGGCTTTGCGAATGATATCCGGGTAGCGCTCGTAAGGCTGGTGAGCCGAGAGCATGTCGTTATAGGAGGTGATAATCGCGATATTGTTACGCAGCATGCTCTTCAGCGAGGCTTTGTCTTCCGGCTGACAGGCGGCAAAGCCGTGGGCCAGGTTGCCGCAGGCTAACTGCGAACGGTGTACCGTGTCACGCTTCGCCTGCTGGATGCGCGCGAGGTAGTCTGAACGGGTCTGTTTTGAGCGCTCAGCAATGCGTTGTGTTACCCGTAACAATGTCGGATTCATAGATGCTCCTCAATATTAATCTGTCCAGGCTCTGGGATTAACAAAGTGTTTCGCACTCTATAACATCGCGGAAACGCTTTATTGCCGGAGCTCAGGGGCAAAATCGCTTCCGGCAGTGTAATAAAAAAAGCTCCGCGGGGAAATCCACGCGGAGCTTAAATGATTAAAAATTACACCGGGCCTGAGTTAGATCATGTTACCGGTAAAATAACCCTCAAGGATTATCCTGACCTTACTCAAATTCGTTCCAGGAACGACCATCGCGCGTGATCATCGCCACAGAAGCGACCGGACCCCAGGTGCCCGCCTGATAAGGCTTCGGCGCGTCCTGATCGGCAGCCCAGGCTTCGGTGATGGAGTCGACCCACTTCCAGGCCTCTTCCACTTCATCGCGACGCACGAACAGCGCCTGGATACCCCGCATGGTTTCCAGCAGCAGACGCTCGTAAGCATCAGCCAGATGAGTTTCGTTGAAGGTTTCGGAGTAGCTCAGATCCAGCTTGGTAGTCTGCAGGTTGTGTTTGTGATCCAGACCCGGCACTTTGTTCAGAACCTGGATATCCACGCCTTCGTCCGGCTGCAGACGGATGGTCAGCTTGTTCTGCGGCAGCTCCTGCCAGGACTCTTTAAACAGGTTCAGCTCTGGGTTCTTGAAGTAAACCACCACTTCAGAACATTTGGTCGGCAGACGCTTACCGGTACGCAGGTAGAATGGCACACCGGCCCAACGCCAGTTGTCGATATCAACGCGGATCGCCACAAAGGTTTCGGTATTGCTGGATTTGTTGGCACCCTCTTCTTCCAGGTAGCCCGGCACTTTTTTACCCTGCGCAAAGCCTGCAGTGTACTGACCGCGTACGGTCTTCTCACGCACATTCGAGCGATCGATACGGCGCAGGGACTTCAGCACTTTCACTTTCTCGTCGCGAATATTGTCAGCAGAGAGATCGGACGGCGGCGACATGGCGATCATGCACAGAATTTGCAGCAGGTGGTTCTGGATCATGTCACGCATCTGACCAGCCTGGTCAAAGTAACCCCAGCGGCCTTCGATACCCACCTCTTCCGCCACGGTGATTTCCACGTGATCGATGGTGCGGTTATCCCAGTTGTTCGCAAACAGTGAGTTGGCAAAACGCAGCGCCAGCAGGTTCAGAACCGTCTCTTTACCCAGATAGTGGTCAATACGGTATACCTGACACTCTTCGAAGTATTCGCCTACCTGGTCGTTAATTTCGCGGGAGGTATCCAGCGACGTCCCCAGGGGTTTCTCCATCACAACGCGTGCTGGTTTGGCGTTCAGCTTCGCTTCGCCCAGCCCTTTGCAGATTGCACCAAAGGTGCTCGGCGGCATGGCAAAGTAGTTGATGGTAACGCGGTTTTGCTGGTCCAGCATCTCGCCCAGGCGGGTAAAGGATGCCGTGTCATTCACGTCCAGGTTGCAGAAATCAAGACGTCCGCTCAGCGTATCCCACAAACTTTCATCGATCTTCTCCTTCATGAAAGTTTCCAGCGCTTCGCGAACGACCCTGGTGTACTCCTCTTTATCCCAGTCCGCGCGACCGACGCCCAGGATACGGGTTTCCGGATGGATCTGGCCCGCTTTTTCCAGTTGATACAGGGAAGGCAGCAATTTACGGCGTGCAAGATCGCCT contains:
- the zwf gene encoding glucose-6-phosphate dehydrogenase, which translates into the protein MAVTQTAQACDLVIFGAKGDLARRKLLPSLYQLEKAGQIHPETRILGVGRADWDKEEYTRVVREALETFMKEKIDESLWDTLSGRLDFCNLDVNDTASFTRLGEMLDQQNRVTINYFAMPPSTFGAICKGLGEAKLNAKPARVVMEKPLGTSLDTSREINDQVGEYFEECQVYRIDHYLGKETVLNLLALRFANSLFANNWDNRTIDHVEITVAEEVGIEGRWGYFDQAGQMRDMIQNHLLQILCMIAMSPPSDLSADNIRDEKVKVLKSLRRIDRSNVREKTVRGQYTAGFAQGKKVPGYLEEEGANKSSNTETFVAIRVDIDNWRWAGVPFYLRTGKRLPTKCSEVVVYFKNPELNLFKESWQELPQNKLTIRLQPDEGVDIQVLNKVPGLDHKHNLQTTKLDLSYSETFNETHLADAYERLLLETMRGIQALFVRRDEVEEAWKWVDSITEAWAADQDAPKPYQAGTWGPVASVAMITRDGRSWNEFE
- the edd gene encoding phosphogluconate dehydratase, which produces MNPTLLRVTQRIAERSKQTRSDYLARIQQAKRDTVHRSQLACGNLAHGFAACQPEDKASLKSMLRNNIAIITSYNDMLSAHQPYERYPDIIRKALHSANAVGQVAGGVPAMCDGVTQGQDGMELSLLSREVIAMSAAVGLSHNMFDGALYLGVCDKIVPGLVMAALSFGHLPAIFVPSGPMASGLPNKEKVRVRQLYAEGKADRAALLEAEAASYHAPGTCTFYGTANTNQMVVEFMGMQLPGSSFIQPDAPLRQALTEAAARQVTRLTGNGNEWMPMGKMVDEKVVVNGIVALLATGGSTNHTMHLVAMARAAGILINWDDFSELSEVVPLMARLYPNGPADINHFQAAGGVPVLMRELLKGGLLHEDVNTVAGFGLTRYTLEPWLNNGELDWRDGAAASLDENVIATIEKPFSLHGGTKVLSGNLGRAVMKTSAVPVENQIIEAPAVVFESQHDVLPAFEAGLLDRDCVVVVRHQGPKANGMPELHKLMPPLGVLLDRCFKIALVTDGRLSGASGKVPSAIHVTPEAYDGGLLAKVYDGDIIRVNGQTGELTLLVDEDVLAARKPHIPDLSASRVGTGREMFSALREKLSGAEQGATCITF